ATTTTTTTATGTTCCCGTAGCTCAGCTGGATAGAGCACCGCCCTCCTAAGGCGGGTGTCGGACGTTCAAATCGTCTCGGGAACGCCATAAAAAAAGACCTATAGATTAGGTCTTTTTTTTATTTAAGAATATCACGATTAAATATTGGACTATATTTTTTAGCTATATTACTTTGTTAACAATTTGATTGTTTTTTTAGGGTTATTAGATATAATTAATATGGTTATATTGTATAAATAAATTTGAGAGGTACAGGATGAAAAAATTCTTATGGGGTACGGCAACCGCAGCTTATCAAATAGAAGGTGCGTATAACGAAGACGGCAAAGGCTTGTCCATATGGGATGAGTTTAGCAAAGAACCAGACAAGATTTTTCAAAATCATAATGGTGATATCGCTTGTGATTTTTATCATAGATTTGAAAGCGATATAGAATTATTAAAAGAACTAGGTATAAACTCCTATAGATTTTCTATAAGCTGGCCCAGAGTTTTGCCACAAGGCACAGGCAAAGTCAATCAAAAAGGCCTTGACTTTTATAACAAGATTTTGGACTTGTTGCTAGAAGCTGACATTATTCCGTTTGTTACGCTTTATCATTGGGATATGCCTTATGAGTTAAATCTAAAAGGCGGGTTTCTCAACAATGATTTTTCGGATTGGTTTTGCGAATATACTCAAGTAATACTAAAAGCTTTTCAAAACAAAGTAAAATACTATGCTACCTTTAACGAGCCGCAATGCATAATTGGTTTGGGCTATGGCAAAGGCGAGTTTGCCCCAGGCTACAAAGTATTACAAAAAGAAAGGCTAAGAGCGGCTCACAACCTTTTGGTGTCCCACGCAAAGTCCGCTCAAGCAATAAAAAGTCACAACTCTGACATTCAAGTCGGATTGGTTACTTGCGGCACAGCATTTTATCCTTGGCAAGCAACTCAAAAAAATATCCAAATTTTACCTTTAGCTTATCAAAGCCAATATGACGAAAGTTCAATATTGCTAT
This Clostridia bacterium DNA region includes the following protein-coding sequences:
- a CDS encoding GH1 family beta-glucosidase; the encoded protein is MKKFLWGTATAAYQIEGAYNEDGKGLSIWDEFSKEPDKIFQNHNGDIACDFYHRFESDIELLKELGINSYRFSISWPRVLPQGTGKVNQKGLDFYNKILDLLLEADIIPFVTLYHWDMPYELNLKGGFLNNDFSDWFCEYTQVILKAFQNKVKYYATFNEPQCIIGLGYGKGEFAPGYKVLQKERLRAAHNLLVSHAKSAQAIKSHNSDIQVGLVTCGTAFYPWQATQKNIQILPLAYQSQYDESSILLYTDPIFLGKYPEQCYREVPEFYDNINPQDLKLISTPVDYLGINNYEGMPVVADDDNGFKIIKRDDGFAKTDMGWAVEEDGLYWLSRFLYERYNKPIYITENGMANNDWVHMDGCVHDPQRIDYLQRYIGKVQQAIKDGIDIRGYFVWSFMDNFEWASGYAKRFGLIHIDYKTQKRTPKDSFYWYKDFIQKNI